The following proteins are encoded in a genomic region of Leptospira ryugenii:
- a CDS encoding cyclic nucleotide-binding domain-containing protein, whose protein sequence is MIAIGELIEILRTVDLFSEIPHDSILELASALKEDHFRKDEVILHKGDPGTCMYIIYHGRVYVHFDDQKVAEIGARQTFGEFSLLNSEPRNASITALEDSHLLRLDQEDFYAIMGNSTEFMRGVVRILILRLAEQNKELIDTLKRREVELTQKVEEQTKDLISAIMEIKSQNDSLEQYNQEIMEQKKEIEKKNHDITESIRYARTIQQSILPSRELISWALPDSFILFRPRDVVSGDFYWFTSKSILLEGKEETLVVIAAADCTGHGVPGAFMSMIGNSLLNDIVNARGVHDPDEILNLLHRGVRYSLNQEMTESRDGMDIALCSLYLERRELYYAGAMNSLYFVQNGELQELKADRRSIGGTQKEGQRIFTKHTIDVNQDTCFYMTTDGYLDQFSGLDHKKFMSKRFKDLIIDNHKNPMSEQKEVFEATMKDWMNGCDQIDDILVIGVHIPSLK, encoded by the coding sequence ATGATAGCAATCGGGGAACTCATTGAAATACTTAGGACTGTAGATCTATTCTCTGAAATTCCCCACGATTCTATTCTCGAATTGGCATCGGCTCTAAAAGAAGATCACTTCCGAAAAGACGAAGTGATCTTACACAAAGGAGATCCCGGCACATGTATGTACATCATCTACCATGGCCGAGTCTACGTTCACTTTGATGACCAAAAGGTGGCAGAGATTGGTGCTCGCCAAACCTTTGGAGAATTTTCTCTTCTCAATTCAGAACCAAGAAATGCTTCCATCACTGCTTTGGAGGATAGCCATCTACTTCGCTTAGACCAGGAAGATTTTTATGCCATCATGGGAAATAGTACTGAGTTTATGCGAGGCGTAGTTCGCATCTTAATCCTCAGATTAGCAGAACAAAACAAAGAACTGATTGATACTTTGAAACGTAGGGAAGTGGAACTGACCCAAAAAGTGGAAGAACAAACCAAAGATCTGATCAGCGCCATCATGGAAATCAAATCCCAAAATGACAGCCTGGAACAATACAACCAAGAGATCATGGAACAAAAAAAGGAAATTGAAAAAAAGAACCATGACATCACGGAAAGTATCCGGTATGCGAGAACCATCCAACAATCCATCTTGCCAAGTAGAGAGTTGATTTCCTGGGCTCTACCTGACTCTTTTATTCTTTTCCGTCCTAGGGATGTGGTCAGCGGAGATTTTTATTGGTTCACATCAAAATCGATTTTGCTTGAAGGAAAAGAAGAAACGCTAGTAGTGATTGCTGCAGCTGACTGCACAGGACATGGCGTACCTGGAGCTTTCATGTCTATGATCGGAAATAGTCTACTCAATGATATCGTAAATGCTAGAGGCGTTCATGATCCGGATGAGATCTTAAACTTACTCCATAGGGGTGTCAGGTATTCTCTAAATCAAGAAATGACCGAGAGCCGAGATGGAATGGACATTGCATTATGTTCTCTGTATCTAGAACGACGTGAACTGTATTATGCAGGAGCCATGAACTCTCTGTACTTTGTCCAAAATGGAGAATTGCAAGAATTGAAAGCAGATCGGCGATCTATTGGAGGTACCCAAAAGGAAGGCCAAAGAATTTTTACAAAACACACTATCGATGTAAACCAGGATACCTGTTTTTATATGACAACAGATGGGTATTTAGATCAATTCAGTGGTTTGGATCACAAAAAATTTATGTCAAAACGTTTCAAAGATTTGATCATCGATAACCACAAAAATCCCATGTCAGAACAAAAAGAAGTCTTTGAGGCGACAATGAAGGATTGGATGAACGGATGCGACCAGATCGATGATATCCTTGTGATCGGTGTTCATATACCCTCTCTGAAATAA
- a CDS encoding sensor histidine kinase has translation MSLSERSKSTLVVFLFGLESSEQNPFVQILQELGHSVHLIRDKNELQAISETQLHPKLILWNLDRLDFLGLTNDAKQSLTEHCPILFFSDAPEPSLLQAIESIPHYGLVSPTSPLAFLETQMQSSVKRFKDFSETRETLGTFRTTIATIPDLLVEADRDGNFIRFFGTRSDLLAAPEKDLLGKSIFQSLPPEVAEMAYRALAEADEKGFSLGHAYKLNVPKGELWFELSVAKNESIPNETRFIAVIRDITERKQNEERISKLLNEKEQILAEVHHRIKNNLSMLYSMLTLQSSYLKNKEGIEALDDSARRIQGMSLLYQNLFQSQDFGYLEANEYLSELLDQASRSIPNGFLIHFQKDLENFKVDAKTLQLLGLVMNEIISHMIKVILRENEEPNIEISMRLHADDIHIAISDKAKSSTFPLVDTEEPEDFGLVLVTELTKQLRGEIRSKFCKGTQITLRFPLQQQTKELLVATP, from the coding sequence TTGTCACTTTCGGAACGAAGCAAGTCAACCCTCGTCGTGTTTCTCTTTGGATTAGAATCTTCCGAACAAAACCCATTCGTCCAAATCCTCCAAGAACTCGGACACTCTGTACATTTAATTAGGGATAAAAATGAACTCCAAGCCATTAGTGAAACTCAGTTGCACCCTAAACTAATCCTCTGGAATTTGGATCGTCTGGATTTTTTGGGACTGACAAATGATGCTAAACAATCACTAACAGAGCACTGTCCTATTCTTTTTTTTTCGGATGCTCCCGAACCTAGTCTCCTCCAGGCAATCGAAAGCATACCGCACTATGGATTGGTTTCACCGACATCTCCCCTTGCCTTTCTAGAGACTCAGATGCAAAGTTCTGTCAAAAGGTTTAAAGATTTTTCGGAGACGCGAGAAACTTTGGGTACATTTCGTACAACGATTGCAACAATTCCTGACCTATTGGTGGAAGCTGACCGAGATGGGAATTTTATCCGATTCTTTGGTACGCGGTCTGACCTTCTAGCTGCACCAGAAAAAGACCTTTTAGGAAAATCTATATTTCAATCCTTGCCACCTGAAGTAGCTGAAATGGCCTACCGAGCCTTGGCAGAAGCTGATGAAAAGGGATTCTCGCTCGGCCATGCCTACAAATTGAATGTACCTAAGGGTGAGCTCTGGTTTGAATTGTCGGTTGCAAAGAATGAAAGTATCCCAAATGAAACTCGATTTATAGCAGTCATACGCGACATTACAGAGCGCAAACAAAACGAAGAAAGAATCTCAAAATTACTCAATGAGAAAGAACAGATATTAGCAGAGGTTCACCATCGGATCAAAAACAATCTAAGTATGCTCTACAGTATGTTAACTCTCCAATCCTCCTACTTAAAAAATAAAGAAGGGATAGAGGCATTGGATGATTCAGCAAGAAGAATTCAAGGAATGTCTCTGTTGTACCAAAACCTTTTCCAGAGCCAAGATTTCGGTTATTTGGAAGCCAATGAATATCTCTCGGAATTATTGGACCAAGCTAGCAGAAGTATCCCAAATGGATTTCTGATCCACTTTCAGAAAGACTTGGAGAACTTTAAAGTAGACGCAAAGACCTTACAGCTATTGGGATTGGTGATGAACGAAATCATATCACATATGATCAAAGTGATATTAAGAGAAAATGAAGAGCCTAATATTGAAATTTCTATGCGACTGCATGCCGATGACATTCACATAGCGATCTCCGATAAAGCCAAATCCTCCACCTTTCCATTGGTGGATACGGAAGAACCAGAAGATTTTGGTTTGGTGCTCGTCACAGAATTGACCAAACAATTGAGGGGAGAAATCCGATCCAAATTTTGTAAGGGAACTCAGATTACTTTGAGATTTCCCTTACAACAACAAACAAAAGAATTACTTGTCGCAACTCCCTGA
- a CDS encoding DUF5329 family protein, with amino-acid sequence MSKYTLLLVFSLFPIQLFSNTYDCSKIKSEEDQIDALIQAVSEIKGTFIRNGEEHNAVDAAKHLRTKLENAKKSPLSWGQKWTAAQFIDQLGTKSSVSGIPYEIKWNDGKKTPSGPWLHGELKKIKTLCFSS; translated from the coding sequence GTGAGCAAATACACACTTTTATTAGTATTCAGTCTATTTCCCATTCAGCTTTTTTCTAACACCTATGATTGTTCCAAGATCAAATCGGAAGAAGACCAAATAGATGCCTTGATCCAAGCTGTCTCAGAAATCAAGGGCACCTTCATCCGGAATGGAGAAGAACATAACGCTGTCGATGCGGCAAAACATTTACGCACAAAACTTGAGAATGCAAAAAAATCTCCTCTCTCATGGGGACAGAAGTGGACAGCTGCACAATTCATTGACCAGCTCGGTACTAAATCATCGGTCTCAGGAATTCCTTATGAGATCAAATGGAATGATGGCAAAAAAACTCCTTCAGGGCCCTGGCTACATGGAGAGCTAAAAAAAATAAAGACTCTCTGTTTCTCCTCTTAA
- a CDS encoding YncE family protein, which yields MKLLIGLLFVLFSSQIVSETLQDRFSLNSDFNIRPSQYMTESPFLVDRNRLLYIGKTINIDVPSLHFYEFATKSKLTFSPPIREYFLSHKELIFPGVEALKENYLPVYISEFLFFDREDGLLGMIVEQSHYKLPEKKFYFVVWNLEEKDIEHFQEIDTRKNSDYDRYAVALPIAYDEEAKTAYFAYGVDASLKNKEVKDVNTKVFSYSARNLTLLYSYISHRFPYHAAYHSGVKKILIQTYAESHQKPAPDGILLDLDSLVATVIPVPFVSYGTTFSKSGDRLYLCSAENGNLWVLDTKTGKTFQTAKLGTLGHSLGFWKEGELVWVRNSGVFVYDPITLKQKKVIPLTKYFKGQINVAGSLLIPYQGLLVRNGFEGPDGAAGHLLLTAD from the coding sequence ATGAAACTCTTGATTGGCCTACTCTTTGTACTCTTTTCTAGCCAGATCGTTTCGGAAACCCTTCAGGATCGGTTTTCGCTCAACTCTGATTTCAATATACGGCCCAGTCAGTATATGACAGAAAGTCCCTTTTTGGTAGACCGCAATCGTTTGCTCTACATTGGGAAAACTATCAATATTGATGTCCCAAGCCTTCATTTTTATGAATTTGCAACAAAGTCAAAACTCACATTTAGCCCGCCGATCAGAGAGTACTTTTTGTCCCACAAAGAACTCATATTCCCAGGAGTTGAGGCATTAAAAGAAAATTATCTGCCAGTCTACATATCCGAATTTCTCTTTTTTGATAGAGAAGATGGGCTTTTGGGAATGATCGTTGAGCAAAGCCATTATAAACTCCCAGAAAAAAAATTCTACTTTGTGGTTTGGAACCTAGAAGAGAAAGACATAGAACATTTTCAGGAAATCGATACCCGGAAAAATTCTGATTATGATCGGTATGCCGTTGCTTTACCCATTGCTTACGATGAAGAAGCAAAGACTGCTTATTTTGCTTATGGTGTAGATGCTAGCTTAAAAAACAAAGAAGTAAAAGATGTAAATACCAAAGTGTTTTCGTACAGTGCTCGTAATCTTACTCTACTCTATTCTTATATTTCTCACAGATTTCCTTATCATGCTGCATACCATTCTGGTGTAAAAAAAATTCTCATCCAAACCTATGCTGAATCCCATCAAAAACCAGCACCGGATGGAATTTTATTAGATTTGGATAGTTTGGTAGCTACGGTGATTCCCGTCCCTTTTGTAAGTTACGGAACCACCTTTTCCAAATCAGGTGACCGCCTATACCTTTGTTCTGCGGAAAATGGCAATCTTTGGGTCTTGGATACCAAGACGGGAAAAACATTCCAAACGGCAAAGTTGGGTACCTTGGGCCACAGCTTAGGATTTTGGAAAGAGGGAGAACTTGTTTGGGTACGAAATTCTGGAGTATTTGTATATGACCCAATCACCCTAAAACAAAAAAAGGTCATTCCACTAACAAAGTACTTTAAAGGACAAATCAACGTTGCAGGTTCATTGTTGATTCCCTACCAAGGACTACTCGTTCGCAATGGATTTGAGGGTCCCGATGGAGCAGCTGGTCACTTATTGCTCACAGCAGATTAA
- a CDS encoding alpha/beta hydrolase family esterase: MQSLPRRKIIWLICSTILFIAIGVAFSIFRWNVFNPLKKEQIEIDGILREFYYHVPNKLKDHPKLIFVLHGSAMTAGQMQLVTGHLFDQNSDLHQDSIIIYPQGYQKYWNDCRASAKTKAKLQNINELEFFQAMISFFKSKYSVSNSFLVGFSNGGHMVFRFALEAPELFSAFAVIAANLPVPENNECKESKKPVSLLLINGTADPVNPFNGGKVVVHDGIDRGIVHSTWETILYWRNLTDCKQDSEGEYPDIEVSDQSSAKIHSFLCKRSKEKIRLIEVINGGHNIPNPTFFFWPKKQVGNVNEDLNVPEIIYDYFREWK, translated from the coding sequence TTGCAATCGCTTCCGCGAAGAAAAATAATTTGGCTTATTTGCTCCACCATACTTTTCATTGCCATTGGTGTTGCCTTTAGCATCTTTCGATGGAATGTTTTCAATCCATTAAAAAAAGAACAGATTGAGATAGATGGCATCCTGCGGGAATTCTATTATCATGTACCAAACAAGCTAAAGGACCATCCCAAATTGATCTTTGTGTTACACGGCTCTGCGATGACAGCAGGCCAAATGCAATTGGTAACAGGCCATCTATTCGACCAGAATTCTGACTTGCACCAAGATAGTATCATCATTTATCCTCAAGGTTACCAAAAGTATTGGAATGATTGTCGTGCATCGGCAAAAACAAAGGCAAAGCTTCAAAACATTAACGAGTTAGAGTTTTTCCAAGCCATGATTTCGTTCTTTAAATCAAAGTACTCCGTTTCCAATTCTTTTCTCGTTGGTTTTTCCAATGGCGGCCACATGGTCTTTCGGTTTGCATTGGAAGCACCTGAGCTCTTTTCTGCCTTTGCTGTGATTGCCGCTAACTTACCTGTCCCAGAAAATAATGAATGTAAGGAATCCAAAAAACCAGTATCTCTTTTGTTGATCAATGGAACAGCAGACCCCGTTAATCCATTTAATGGAGGTAAGGTGGTTGTTCATGATGGAATCGATCGTGGCATTGTTCATTCCACTTGGGAAACCATCCTCTATTGGCGAAATCTTACCGATTGCAAACAAGATTCTGAAGGCGAATATCCCGATATCGAAGTCTCAGACCAATCTTCTGCAAAGATACATTCCTTTTTATGCAAACGGTCGAAAGAAAAAATCCGACTCATTGAAGTGATCAATGGTGGCCATAACATTCCCAACCCTACCTTTTTCTTTTGGCCAAAGAAGCAGGTTGGAAATGTTAATGAGGACCTAAATGTTCCAGAAATCATCTATGACTACTTCCGTGAGTGGAAATAA
- a CDS encoding SDR family oxidoreductase produces the protein MKAFVYGAKGSVGSDVVRFLTEKGVEVLGGTREPKEGEKRAGLQWVYADAKNPSKGTEVLKEVEAAFFLSPPGHMNQHEILGPWLEAAKSYGLKKVVLMTAMGIEYAPPETPFRKLELFLESSGIPWNILRPNWFMQNFQTYWIGGILSQNKIFFPGGDAKASFIDTRDIAKTAAALLTSDRQNNQAFTLTGPEALDHNQIAKEISKVTGKNIEYVNISPEEFKKGLVSAGLSPEYSDMLVYIAGVLREGQAALVNDAVKSITGSDAISFAKYASDNQSVWK, from the coding sequence ATGAAAGCATTTGTGTATGGGGCAAAGGGAAGTGTAGGTTCGGACGTTGTCCGGTTCCTCACGGAAAAAGGAGTAGAAGTTTTGGGCGGAACGCGGGAGCCGAAAGAGGGCGAAAAGCGTGCCGGACTCCAATGGGTGTATGCAGATGCAAAGAATCCATCCAAAGGCACAGAGGTATTGAAAGAAGTTGAGGCTGCTTTCTTTTTGTCCCCACCAGGCCATATGAACCAACACGAAATTTTAGGCCCTTGGTTAGAAGCAGCAAAATCCTACGGTTTGAAAAAGGTTGTCCTCATGACAGCAATGGGTATCGAATATGCTCCACCCGAAACTCCCTTCCGAAAGCTAGAGTTGTTTTTGGAGTCTTCAGGAATCCCTTGGAATATCCTCCGGCCGAATTGGTTTATGCAAAATTTCCAAACCTATTGGATCGGTGGCATCCTCTCCCAAAATAAAATCTTCTTTCCAGGTGGAGATGCAAAAGCGAGCTTCATCGACACTAGAGATATTGCAAAAACGGCAGCAGCTCTTCTCACATCGGATCGGCAAAACAACCAGGCATTTACCCTGACAGGACCGGAAGCTTTGGACCACAACCAAATAGCCAAAGAAATTTCCAAGGTCACTGGGAAAAATATCGAGTACGTAAATATCTCACCAGAAGAGTTCAAAAAAGGACTAGTGAGTGCCGGTCTAAGTCCAGAATATTCGGATATGTTGGTATATATAGCAGGGGTTTTGCGAGAAGGCCAGGCAGCCCTGGTAAATGATGCTGTCAAATCCATAACTGGTTCGGATGCTATTTCCTTTGCCAAGTATGCCTCTGACAACCAGTCTGTGTGGAAATAA
- a CDS encoding AraC family transcriptional regulator, whose protein sequence is MDILSDIISQASWKTDLLSKGKLYESWGFRFPCDRSGGFHVITQGSCYVRFSGKDLKLERGDLIFITRGIHHELLSDLNAKVMEIQGFLKEKRQEDPSQKPITTFVSARYEIPIGPVHPFFTELPDYILIPARDIESHHTLSLALTMLSAELEKDLCTDLIVQRLTDIILYNMIRFWMETQIVKEPGWLMALRDPVVIKALEELHKYPSKDWTIATLANCLGISRANLASRFKDVLSIPPMEYLAKLRMERAKVLFKENQRTLEEIALEVGYASAFSFSKAYKRIYGQSPAKEWKKVS, encoded by the coding sequence ATGGATATACTCTCTGATATCATCAGCCAAGCTTCCTGGAAAACGGATCTACTCAGCAAAGGCAAACTCTACGAATCTTGGGGCTTTCGTTTTCCTTGTGATAGGAGTGGAGGCTTTCATGTAATCACGCAAGGTTCTTGTTATGTGAGGTTTTCTGGCAAGGACTTGAAATTAGAGAGAGGCGATTTGATCTTCATCACAAGAGGTATCCACCATGAACTACTTTCAGATCTAAATGCTAAAGTGATGGAGATCCAAGGCTTTTTGAAAGAAAAACGGCAAGAAGACCCTAGCCAAAAACCCATTACTACTTTTGTTTCCGCAAGATATGAAATTCCAATTGGTCCCGTTCATCCCTTTTTTACTGAATTGCCTGACTATATCTTAATCCCAGCAAGGGATATTGAATCTCATCATACTTTGAGTCTCGCATTGACTATGTTATCTGCTGAGCTTGAAAAAGATTTGTGCACTGATTTGATTGTGCAAAGATTAACGGATATTATACTATATAATATGATTCGCTTTTGGATGGAGACACAAATTGTAAAAGAGCCAGGATGGCTTATGGCATTACGAGACCCGGTGGTCATCAAGGCTCTAGAAGAACTGCATAAATATCCAAGCAAAGATTGGACAATAGCTACTCTGGCAAATTGTTTGGGAATCTCTAGGGCAAACCTTGCCTCTCGGTTCAAAGACGTTTTGTCCATTCCCCCCATGGAATATTTGGCAAAACTAAGAATGGAAAGGGCCAAGGTTTTGTTTAAAGAAAACCAAAGGACTTTAGAAGAGATTGCCCTTGAAGTAGGTTATGCTTCTGCTTTTTCATTTAGTAAAGCATACAAAAGAATCTACGGACAGTCTCCTGCCAAAGAATGGAAAAAAGTCAGTTGA
- a CDS encoding Lsa36 family surface (lipo)protein gives MRKRFFYLIFIIFWFPKNHLLAQTFCLGEECSKISSEVFLAGFLVDPLLERVYTNDFLSAMGQSAVLQNINSSMIGGTPLLKRRVGLGYSAARSRFTREYVVEGTELRELPNLGVASSPNLSYGLPLFHFFPDSPFLSKVSVQFHFFPYALSETNIPFLKIRNTEVGGKVWNAGISLRYFPGANLSADSDTPFQGFSFGLGLYHTNQEVSLYAYDRRPTQFNLDGDRRRWIGINDLRYDSRILSVSTDIRYTLSFENLSLYAGLGGVYNSGKIRIEANRYAAISLASNRDDFSSAPSFVGLNLRTDFALNKAFLYGTLGLQYKWSDFGIGLEYLRNQTTESANVAVHYYF, from the coding sequence ATGCGAAAAAGATTTTTCTATCTAATCTTCATCATCTTTTGGTTCCCAAAAAATCATCTTTTGGCACAAACTTTTTGTTTGGGAGAAGAATGTTCCAAAATTTCTAGTGAAGTCTTTCTTGCTGGCTTTTTGGTAGACCCGCTTCTCGAAAGAGTCTACACCAATGACTTCCTCTCGGCTATGGGGCAAAGTGCCGTGCTACAAAACATCAATTCTTCGATGATCGGTGGGACCCCCCTCTTGAAACGGAGAGTGGGATTGGGTTATTCGGCGGCCAGGTCAAGGTTTACAAGAGAATATGTTGTGGAAGGCACAGAACTGCGTGAACTTCCAAATTTGGGAGTTGCTAGTTCTCCCAATCTATCCTATGGCCTTCCACTTTTCCATTTCTTTCCAGATTCGCCTTTTTTGAGCAAGGTCTCAGTCCAATTCCATTTCTTTCCGTACGCTCTATCTGAGACAAACATTCCATTCCTAAAGATACGCAATACCGAAGTAGGGGGGAAGGTTTGGAATGCTGGCATAAGCCTACGTTACTTTCCTGGAGCCAATCTAAGTGCAGATTCGGATACTCCCTTCCAGGGTTTTTCGTTTGGTTTGGGGCTGTACCATACCAACCAAGAGGTCTCCCTATATGCTTATGACAGAAGGCCAACCCAATTTAATTTGGATGGAGACCGTAGACGTTGGATAGGGATCAATGACCTCAGGTATGATTCAAGGATCTTGAGTGTATCAACGGACATTCGTTATACGCTCTCCTTTGAGAACCTTAGTTTATATGCGGGGCTAGGCGGGGTCTACAATTCTGGCAAGATTCGCATTGAGGCCAATCGTTATGCGGCTATATCACTAGCTAGCAATCGCGACGACTTTTCCAGTGCTCCCAGTTTTGTTGGCTTAAATCTCCGAACTGATTTTGCATTGAACAAGGCTTTTTTATACGGAACCTTGGGATTGCAATACAAATGGTCGGACTTTGGTATTGGACTTGAATACCTACGAAACCAAACAACCGAGTCGGCAAATGTAGCGGTTCACTATTACTTTTAA
- a CDS encoding glycogen synthase, protein MKILHCSAEYFPYIKMGGLSDMLSSLSKEQSNAKEISVALPLLEGLKENPKYTGHSIPIRPPMDLGAGNLSEILQKSCFREAKHGKVKIYFLDSPVFSKLRSIYANPEEHFRFAIFSYACFFLSLHLEVDLVHAHDWHSALVCALHKNASRGLPTVFTIHNLAYQGDHPLWMTGFLKEIPFELFPESYQHNGKVNYLKAALQTANQITTVSPGYRDETLTEPNGFGLSYMLNKRKLDYSGILNGIDREEWNPEIDPNLFANYNPENLSAGKQKNKESLYEWIGRPWIPKDRPLIGLIGRLTYQKGYATFLQAFKERTHLPFYFIFLGAGEESLENELFHLSHHQMDRIYFYKGYHEEFARRIEAASDFFMMPSLFEPCGLNQFYSQAYGSIPIVSRVGGLRDTVFESPLEHEFTGIVFEPGDVGSLGYALERSYTLYKDSPKLQRLQKKIMLIDSSWRQRITKYDAVYEKALQSKL, encoded by the coding sequence ATGAAGATTCTCCATTGCAGTGCCGAATATTTTCCCTACATCAAAATGGGTGGATTGTCAGATATGCTCTCCTCTCTTTCCAAAGAACAATCCAATGCAAAGGAAATTTCGGTTGCCCTACCTCTTTTGGAGGGCTTAAAAGAAAACCCCAAGTATACAGGACATAGTATCCCGATCCGTCCGCCCATGGATTTGGGGGCTGGGAATCTATCGGAGATTCTCCAGAAATCCTGTTTCCGCGAAGCAAAACACGGAAAGGTGAAGATCTATTTTCTAGACTCACCGGTCTTTTCTAAGCTCAGATCCATCTATGCCAATCCTGAAGAACACTTTCGATTTGCTATTTTTTCATACGCTTGTTTTTTCTTAAGCCTTCATCTGGAAGTTGATTTGGTCCACGCACATGATTGGCACTCAGCACTTGTGTGTGCCCTCCACAAAAATGCAAGTCGAGGATTGCCAACTGTCTTTACCATTCACAATTTAGCCTACCAAGGAGACCATCCGCTCTGGATGACAGGTTTTTTAAAAGAAATACCCTTTGAATTATTTCCCGAGTCCTACCAACACAATGGCAAAGTGAATTATTTAAAAGCTGCACTGCAAACTGCAAATCAAATTACAACCGTTAGTCCAGGTTATCGTGATGAAACACTAACAGAACCGAATGGATTTGGTTTATCGTATATGCTCAACAAACGGAAGCTAGACTATTCAGGTATTCTAAACGGTATCGATCGCGAAGAATGGAATCCAGAAATCGACCCCAATCTATTTGCAAATTACAATCCAGAGAATCTGAGTGCAGGAAAACAAAAAAACAAAGAATCTCTCTATGAATGGATAGGAAGGCCTTGGATTCCGAAAGATAGACCACTCATAGGGCTTATCGGAAGGCTCACCTACCAAAAAGGCTATGCAACCTTTTTACAAGCTTTCAAAGAAAGGACTCATTTACCTTTTTATTTTATCTTTCTGGGTGCAGGCGAGGAAAGTTTGGAAAATGAATTGTTCCATTTATCCCACCACCAAATGGATCGCATCTATTTCTACAAAGGATACCATGAAGAGTTTGCCCGGAGAATAGAAGCCGCCTCTGATTTCTTTATGATGCCTTCTTTATTTGAACCCTGTGGTTTAAATCAGTTTTATAGCCAAGCCTACGGTAGCATTCCTATCGTGTCAAGGGTAGGTGGACTCAGGGATACTGTATTTGAATCCCCTTTAGAGCATGAATTTACAGGCATTGTCTTTGAGCCAGGAGATGTGGGCTCTTTAGGATATGCTTTGGAGAGATCGTACACCTTGTACAAGGATAGCCCCAAACTTCAAAGGTTACAAAAGAAAATCATGCTAATTGATTCTTCATGGAGACAGAGGATAACTAAGTATGATGCAGTCTATGAGAAAGCTCTCCAATCAAAGCTATAA